In Dermacentor variabilis isolate Ectoservices chromosome 10, ASM5094787v1, whole genome shotgun sequence, the genomic window ttaaccacagttacactcactcctgtgaaagcagaacgatgggcggctttcacaatttgtgaggcgggctatcgacatcgctctcaTTCCTCAGTGTTGCTAGAGGAGGAACTCTTGTTCATTTAAAGGCTGTTGTCATCGATAAAGTCTACTTACTAAATATCCGAGCGCTTTTGGAACTGACCACTGCAAATGTAAACACTACGGATagtgagctttgcgttgcgccataaaaTACGAGGTCCTTAAAGATCGGTTAAAAAGAACAAAGTAAGAAAATAAAGTTTGCATACCTACGCGGACTCGAATAAAGAATCCCGCAGTTCATAAGCGGGTGCTACAACTTTATTGTAGCAGCGCATTGCATTTgcactgcaaacaaacaaacaaaaattaagaaagagGTCGTCTTCCATGCTTACTTTCCCGCACCAAGAAATGGTTTTAACCGGTCAGATTGCAGACAGCACATACAAATATAACATTCCTTCTCTTGTGGCAGAAATTAAGCCTTAAAAAGTGACAACAGTTACTGAAAACGCACAGTGGCCTTCAAATGAAGGCCAGTCTCGAACTTTGCTTTATTAACAATCATTCGGTTGTATGATCGGGGTTAGTAGGTCGGGTGAATCGGACACTGTAGTGTAGCTGCTTCGCGCGTTATTTCACTCGAAGCTGCAGtctatttcttttattcttctcatTCAGTTAGGTGTTCTTCCAACCCGAAGCGTTTCTTGTTTATGAATCCAGAAGTAAGTGCAATGACAATGCGTTAGTGCGGCAGTAACTCGCTCCGTAAAAGCACTTGTGAAGACGCTCGGTGATAGGCCACCGAGCCAAAAGAGCAGCCGGGCCTGGACAAACGGGTAGTAAGGTTGGAGCCACGGAGGCCCTGCAAGCTGCAAGCTTGCAGGAAATATAGTTAGGACTCCGAGACGCCCCTCTTGTCTGCGCcttaattaagaaaaaaaaaaaagtctagcgAAGCGATGCTAACACTGGCGCCATCGAGGGGGGCTGTCCGAAACTGCGCCAACCGTCGTTTGAAAGAGTCGTAAAAACGTTCTTTACGAGTCGGTCCTCTCACTTCATCCTCACACCGCCTCAGTGTTAGTGCGGGGATGCCAAAGTTTGACTTGTAGCGCGGCCTGCTGCCTTCTCGACATGGCTctgttctaattttttttttttgctgtcgtaGCGTCTTTCTTTATTTAAAGAAAGGGTGCGCCGACTAAGCATAAAAGAGATGACGCCAAAAGCTTCACcatcacaaaaaaaggaaactttgCCTTCAGGTTACTTCGGCAAGAAAGCTCAAGAAAAAACAAGCCGCAAAAGCagtaaaagaaaacagtaaaaacagcaaaagaaagtACAAGCTGTCCTGACGAAGGGCACCTTGGCTATATTGCTTCTAATCGAGGTACGGAAACCGGCACCACAGCCCAGCCGGTGTAATCGTTTTGTGAACCAAGCTTATATCGACGAGGCTATAGCTCTTGGTAGCGCGAGAGCAAGTTAACCGAAAACTGTAAGCGCAGGAACATAGCATGATTAGCAGAGACTTAATATGACAGCGCAATGACTAGGCCTGAGATGGAAATATGAGAAAAATTATATCGTGTCCGGAAGTGAGAGAACTTGCAAAATATACTCAGTAGATTCGCAGAGTAAAACACACGCAACTGACACAGAATGACCAACACTCGCAACAAGATATCCAAAATAATGTATTATCACTCATGATAATTGTAATAAAAAGTGGTGCTATAGATTATCAGAGCGTATAGTACCATatctgaaaaacaaagaaagctgtCCGTGGAATGAGTAACCACCTCCTCGTGTTTGCTGCCATAAAatcagcttttcttttctctAAGCATGAAGATGAAGATGTTCACAAGTACCATGTTGATGCTTCGTCGTGAACTCGCGTCATCCGAAAGACATTTTACAGTAGTTTTTTTTTGCCGTCTGGGATGACACCTTCGCTGTAGGTCAAATTAGTGTCAAATAGTTGCCGAAGCTGACGGCAATAATACAAATAAACCACTTCCATAAGGTTCCGCGTGCGTCTGACTTCACATCTCGCATGAATATTTTACGCAACCGCGTCGCAATATATTTTAAAACGCATCGAATACAACGTGCATCATAATGTACAAGGTGTCGTAGAAGTATGTTTGAACGGAACTACGATTGCCACCTCTGCTTTGAGTTGAAACTAAAACGTGGGTCTAGCTTTGCTCGGCATCGAGTTTTGTAATGCCGTGCCTTCCCTTATACACGTCTTCCACGTACTTCAATAATAGGCGCAGCATACAGCTGTGCGATTTCTCTCACTTCTGTGTTCATCCTGTCTTCATCTACCTCGGTGTCTCATCCCAAGCGCAGTTaagttcacacacacgcacaaaagccttaccaactagtctcccaacacactctcctgtgcaacatatttttttatataactCTTGTGCGTTATACCCGACTAGCGCCCTCGAAGAGATGTTTTTTACTTGCCACGCTGTGGCTGCAGGTTGTTGATTTCAGCGCGTCAGCAACAGCGCTGCTGTCGCCATCTGACCTCAAATCGCGTGTCAAATAAAGGTGAAGAACGTTTACTGCCTGGATTGTCGGCGCTGAACTTAGCTAATAACGCGAACCTTGAACTAGCAAAGCAACACCCGAAAATAAACCGTTTTATTTCACTGTTTCCGGCAATAAAGTCGTTCGACGCAACGCATGCGTTGCTGAAGGAAATCATTGCACATGAACATGTATTCTTGAAAGTTTGTTAGCGTTGCTCTGTTTTACAGGTTCATGCGTGAACCCATGTCACCACTGACGACACGAGAACGGAATCAGCGGGATATATCACTCATTCCCGGTTTTGAGTTATTGGTCTTTTGCTCGCCTAAAACTGTCTGCATCTATATACAAGTTAAGCTATCTTGCTCGCAATGggagcagtagaaaaaaaaaacctaagatATCCCTGTTGAattgttttttttgtttagcTTCTAGAAAGCCGTGATATTTCAGCTGACATTCAAGAGAATTTGTTGAGGCCCTGTGTAATTGGCGCATTCATAAAATTCTGCGGAGCGCCAAAAGCATCTACGCAAGTGGACAACGGACGAAGCGCTGGTACATCGTGTTTGGCGTACGACGGCCTGTGGCAACGATGCGAAGCTCACACCCCGAGATGAAGGTTtagcttaagaggaagttttagctcgggcccaactccaacgcggcctattcaaatacatgtaaaacgcaaaaacgtttttatgaaatcacccctggaccgattttaatgaaatttgttgcatttgaaagataaagttaaattctagtgactgttggaagcggaatttcgatttagggcttgaatattgttaaaaaatttttcaaatattcgaccgttcgaaaaaaatagaagcacgaagtttacaaattcatagctctgcatcaagaagagatatcgcggttctgtaaacggcatccattagataattgaaagcggacaaactcgatatgtcattttacatcttgcgtgaatttgttacgtcggttacaagggttctgcaaaagctgtattttcatattactaaatgtTTTTATATTCATCTGTAAcagatcaattttgtccgctttaggtgtactattagatgcaatttgcagcattgtattataatttttcgttggtgagttacggagttgtaaacttgatagtttagttttgtgaaaattttagatttttgccaatttttaataaaaaattggcggCCTAACTCAGAAATgtgaaacaaacaatcactagattttaagtatttcttttaaatgcaagaaacctcgtcaaatttggtgctgtggttgttgagaaaaacgaattctccttttacatgtatttaggtaggagcacacgagctaaagcttcctcttaagacaaaTTTGTGAAGGGACGGCAGATACATCAATTACAGGCATTCCGCAAAGGTTCAAAGACCGGCAAGGCAATGTGCAGTGTCACACCGCTGCAAGAAGCAAGCGTTAACCGCTGAAACCTTTATCTTAGCCGCGCATAGAGGTGATTAGTTAAAGTAACTGAATGGAATATTGCAACATCTCTCTGATCAGCTGCGCAAAGCCATCTGTCACTATTGCGACCGTTATCTACACTTGAGATGCCCATTGCAGCTCCTTTGCTGGCCGTTGTCACTTCTACAGCAGCTAAGTTTGTAACATGATCGATAAGCCATGGTGGGCGTCAAGGAGCAGCGGAACAATGCTAACACTGTGGGAGAAAGGTATACTGCAGCCAGGCGTTCTGCGGCATAAAGCGACAAACCCAGCTTCATATTTTCCGAGGACTAAAGAACTAAAGGAAGCTGTGAGCTGTGATTACACAGTACCTGACAGCGCTATCCGACTCCCTAGCTTACTTCCCTGGTTTGAAAGATTTGTTTGACCAGCCCAAGACCAGCATGGTGACCTGTCATGGTGCAtaactgctgttgattctgatttcgagtgaatccggcttggcctcattccGGTCATTGAATATTTATGGCCTCTACATGTAAGTGGCGATGTGTCCATCCCATGTTGCAAATTATTGGAAgagtctctctctttttttcatgagccgttagcattgcttactagaTATAGAaccaatactgagacacatatcatccACGTGAATTTCAcatgccattgataaaagactgccAAAGGGGTCACTGAAATCTGAAGGTTTCTTTTCAGGGTCATAAAATAACGCAAAGGGACTTGAAGCGAGGTGagcatacagcaacatattcattctttaAGCATACGTTATTCATATCATCAGGAAAAAATTGTTAGTTACCTCCTTCTCTctaaaatgtcgcagtttcacccaaaagacgaagcatcgattgtgatagcaaattagtagacagctatacgatgtaaggatggtagttttgtcggccgtataagctGGTAAATATtcgcgtactaactaaattaacaagcattgtgtcacgcGCGCACTATCAAACgtcaacacatctcactcgatgaccgcgaaaactcgctgtcaaaacgctggagtgaggaaacgcggcaagagcagcgagcgaattgaccttcatgtcGCGTCTCGAATCAACGCGAGCTAAGCCACGAAGACACAGCGAAACGGGCGGactgtgtccccatcgcagatgactttcaagatGCAACAGCCCCGGCGGGCGCACGCGGCCGCCCGGTGCGCCCGGAGTAGAActaaagcgcccccccccccccctccctactctCCAACCGGAGCCTTTCGCGCGAcgtaagacggcgcgcttcctccctgctttcctcgcTCGAGTGCGCGAGATCGAGACGCGATCGCCTGCCCACCCTCGACTCACGTTCACTCTCAGAGCACACGGCGCTAgccgacgattttatcgcccttgggctttatgcggaacctcacggcgacccCAACGGCGACgccagaaatgcgcctagagtgtccatataattgctattgcaatagtaAACAGTGATTTGAAACGCCAAAAATCATTTAAGCTAACCGTGTATAGTGGAAAAGGGGAAGGAGGAGAACGCAGGGAGGTCAGCTAGACGCATGTACGGTTTGCTGCCCTACTTGGGGGATGGAGGTTAATggatgaaaagaaaggagagggagggaaaaaAAGGTGCTCTTATTGCGAAAACTTGCGGTTGTTCATCACTtcacgcctacaatcggtcactgaggcctgTCGATTTCATGAACCGTAGCAATGCCCGTGTCGTTTTGATAATCCACGGAAATAAAACGTGCTGAATGGTTTTGTACTGATAGGCTGGATAGGTTAGATAAGCTGGATGCGGTGACCAGGTGAGTAAAACCAGCTCGAGTTGTTAACGATCGAGTGTTTGGTAAGCCACAGTGCACGCGTTACGAAAGGCGCGTAGCCCTAGTGCACTCGATGCCTCAGCGACAATATTTGGCACGTGAGTTCTCCAGGAAAGGTTTGATTTAAAATGAAGACATATATTTGTAGGCAGGCGTTGCGGTCGTAAGATTATTGTTCAGAGATTAGCTGCATGTTGAAATAGACCGCTTTCGCACTTTACACTTTCCGGGACTAACGATCATTTGCCACCTAGAGAACCGATTTGAGATTTGGGTCACATACGGTTGGACAGCGAGATGATCAGCTGTAGTTTAAGCTTTACAGTATAATatgcagtcatcagcgaatagaCGTATGGTTTATGCTATATCGAATAACTGTTGACGTAGCGCACTACTTTCTTGAAAACCCGACCTCAGACACGGAGAAAATTTTGGGCAGAAGCGACCCCGTCGAGATGTTCGCTGAATAGCTCGTCCACCTGCGCAACAGTCGCTGTTTTCTAGCTGCGAATCGCATGGAAGAGTCTTCATCTGCACCATTCTTTCTCCTTGTAGACTACTACACCTGTTGTACCCTATAGGATTCGAAGAGAACCAATGTTCAACGAATTCCAATAATGAAGCCTAGAGTCGACTACATATAGGCAATATTtctcgattcgtattcgaagaATGGCATATTCGCACACACCTACACAAAATGCTGTATGCGCATGCTCAACCCGCATACGCGCCAACCCGTTCAGCATGGTCACGTGTAGCGCACACGCTTTCTCGCTTCATCCTTGAAATGCTGCCTCGTCTAACGTTTGCTGCGCGCTCTTGCGCGTTATCGGCGGTACTCGGCGGTGATATTACAGGCGCTGCTGTTTTGCGGGAAACCAGACATAGCACATAGCTCGCTCCCGTCGTAGTCCATCGCAGTGGTGGGTCAGCAAAGGCTGCGCATCGCGCTGGCAGAAGGCATTCGTCCGGCGGCCATGGCTCCTTTCAGCAAGCAGACGGTGTTCGGCTTCGGCTGTTGTCTCGACTGGCGGCCGACCTCGTTCGTGGCCGAGTTCCCGTCAATCATGGTGTGCAACGCCTGCGGACTGGTGCCCCTAACGTTGGCCACGTTGCCCTGCCTTCACCTGATCTGCGCACAGTGCTACGAACGCACAGGGAAGGGGAGCAACCGGTGTCCTCTGGACAAAGAAACGTTCGAGGAGAAGCACGTCGTCTGGTCGTCCAGGATGGACAGAGAAGGTCTTCCGAGACGCAGGGTGCGCTGCTGGAGCGCGGACAACGGCTGCTACATGGAGGGCGTTGCCTCCGAGATGCTGGAGCATTTCACCCGCACCTGCCGGTTCCACATCGTGAGCTGCCCCAGTTGCCGCGGCGAGGTCCTGCACGTGGCACTCGCCGACCACCTGGAGTGGTGCAGCTCGCAGAGCGCTTCTGCTGAGCAGCCAGCGCATGACGACAACGTTGTCAACGAGGCATTGGAGCTCGACGAAGCCGCGCCGAGGATCCTGTGAAAGTGTGAGCTTCGCGATATCGACGCGAAGCTCACAACCTTCGGGGAGCGTCTTTCCTCCTTGTGATACAAACTCGATATCGCAGTTGCCCGCGCATTTTGCGCGGACTGTTGGATCGATACCTGGTCAGTAGAGGATGAAGACAGGCTGAGACCGGCTTCCGGGACCGAGGACGTCTGTTCTGAAAGGGCGCGCTCTATGGTTGGTGCCTTTGCTCAGGGGTGTATTCGTATAGCGGACTCTGTGGGGAACCGAGTCACTGAGTCGTCGACAGAAGCACGAAACGAATAGTCAGCCATGGCCGCTgcgatatatattttttatttgaaCCTACCGCAGGCCCATCACGGCTCATGCAGGAATGGGTACATGAACAGGTTTCGTTTTTATCAGCAACTCAAAATTTATGTAATTATTAGCAGTGATAAGCTTTCACGATGAGAATTTAATGCATTGGACGGGGTTTACAAAGAAATCAATGCTATCACGACACACAGCGATGTCTGATAGATTATTCCAAAGAGAGATTGCCGACGGAAAAACGGAGTACTTGGGGTTTTAATGCGACTTAAGGGTTGACGAAGTGCTTTGCACTGATTCTGTCTCGATGAGAGCTTAAAATTTTCATTCAGATAATGAGATCTCGGTATATTCGAGTGACCATGGTATGAGAAGTAAATAAATTGTAGTTTAGAAATGATTCTTCGTTGCGAAATTGATTTTAAGTTTGCCCTCGTAAGCAAACCCGAAGGACTATGCTGCCTTGAGTAGTCCGAGTGTAGAAGTTTGACGTTGCTACAGGCGGGGTTAGGCTCGTGAACGGGGCCGACAACTGCTGCCCGCCTGGCCGTCTCTTTCTGCGCCGAATACCTCACCATATGTCCGTAAGTCCTGTCTGTCGTAGAAATGCGTTACACTTCCTTGCGTACAATCCGCTGTCTTTGACAACTAGCCAATCCCTGTCAAGCTATCTTTCTCAACCGTCGCTATATACTGCTCAAGCTGTATGGATGGTTTGTGTCGAACAATTTCTTTAGAATTTCAGAAGCGCTGGTGCCATAAATCAATCAATTATTGACAAGTGTTGACATTTGTTATGAAGAgctccgtttttttcttttttttttgggggggggggagtatagCACGTGGGTGTCATCTCATGTGTTATCTTATTTTCCATGAACACAAAGTAAAACTGTCAGCCGTTTTTCTTACCAAAATCGGAATGAACTGATGAGTTTTGTGGGAAGATTGGCTTGCGTTAGTGGCTCCAAATTGCACTGCAAGGTATATACAGTTCTTTTTCTTAGCTGcagcaaattttaaaaaattgcctgtggcatatagcataATTCCAACAGTTGGTCTAAATTACTCAAAGCGGCCATTACGTGTAAGAGAAATCGAGATGCTTAAATGAATAATTAACTAAATTACACCAATCAAATTTTAATTGATTTATGGTACATATTTAactctacgaattatagccggtcaGTTCGCGAGGCGCATCCAGtttgaacgaattctcaggattgcACCTGTTTCgcgatattaattttcaatgtgtccgacgaaatgcgttggcgttTCAGCTATTTCTGATTCATTGCATAAACGAGAGCTTTCTTTTCAAATGGAGTGAAGACGGAATGAATTGACTCGAAACTGCGGGGTTCTGACGCAACGCTGACGTCAATGTGAGTGGCAGCTTCGAGATTCGCGGCGAGGTGGGAACGAGTTTTGCGACGAAGTCCACTTAATATCAGCAAAATGAGCGTGTGCTACGTTTCTTCAGAAGCATAACTGGCAAGTTGCGTACGGTACCTGGTTAGGATGTGCCTGTAGATGGCGTGCATGTGATTATAAGTTGCGTGGAGCGAGCGGAATGCGTTCGATATAGACTCGCTAATGTGATTCGCAAGCATTTCAGGCAAGAGGACTGCCATACTACGCGCGCACCCAAGAAGAATTGTCGGAAGTGGCACTAAAAGTAAGCACACCCAAAATATTCAAAATAATTGCTTCAAAAGACCCTCGTGGCTCGTTAGGCGTGCAACCGATTTTGGTGTATATTCCCTCGTACAGGTATAAAGTCTAGTTTTATTGCAATAGCGCCAACGCGTCTTATAGAAGGCAAATGTAGCACCACAAAACCGGCCAAGGGTTCGCCATTGTTCCGTCGCATGCACGCGAACGGGGCCGATTGCACATtcctaaaggccgatccacacgacggaccaaattgctcttttggaccacggtccgcgcatcacgtgataggacgtcaccagttcgtgcgtaccgccgttggcccgcgcaagaccgcggccctcgcggcccaacaaatcgccgaggcttttcccgcttccgttttggcggcggaccgcatgcaaaccgcagcgattttggcttagccaacgaatgttgtccggcaacagtgtgtcttcagccaaatccaatctagttttcggctcagcaaaagccagtcgtttcatgtccgcggttccgcctacacgtgcgtgcagcagatatattttttaaacaccgtgtcctcttggagtgacgaggaggtttttccattttgtatacctcgttgagcagttcccggctttgtgggactcgagccggaatgataacaataacactctggccgagagtgtagcaggggccgaatcttataacggttcggaatacgaaccgtccgcttcgccgcttacgtcattagatgtgccactcccaagccggcggtggaagaaggggagtacgcgaccaatagatgagagggtgccacctctgaagtgtacgtcgttatatgacgagctaatcgaggaatcgcagattgtttctgcttgctaaatgaatgtaaaatataaattaaatattatacgccaagtgttgaagtataaacttgtggtgtcgggcgtttacgcaatgcagaagtaatttattaatgtcattctttttcattctcagcccacaggcggtatcgtaagcgtaaatgagttggccacggagttggtagagcgcagggctatgtcgtctgctaccaggagctcgtacgatgcatgcaacaggaacgcactaccagcacttctcaagtagctagcacgacaaaaccgtgaactggttcttagggacacctttactagccgactgtatcaattttccttcttttttcgcccttcgtcatctgCTCgaacatgactcgctcgccgccgcgctgccgctatccctgcgatctgccccacggcgattcgcgtgatagaagcagtggaacttaaatcgaacattacggtatacgggccctgcattgcctgcgcgaagtcaaatcgaagagtgtagtgctgacggtgcgcgctgtgccgtgaaattgagaagcaaagtatggcactcccgaactagagaaaaaagggcagccaaataagagagctccacaataccttcccgtcctgactgtatagttttatcagccgaacgaaggaagcgctgaaccagcctaggttgaacccttctgactgctgaacggcgcGCTGCGAGCTGTTcgcactggcgatagcactgggaattcgacctcaccatgcaaatatctccttggcattgactttgaagctgaagtcacggcaaagctgacccaactcttcaaccggccaacacagtaattgcgagagcaactttgtggacaatgccggcagcagagatctaggcaattccgattaatgcttcccgtccgactgagctctgggagctgcaggccggtgccgatgaaccgcagcgcgcaatatcccttcctctgcgtggaatggccactcgtacgcttgcacccgagtctcctccatttgatagcgtagcctgcaaaaggtctacttagaaagccagaaAGGGCGGTGGAACTCATTATCCGTCtcttcttcgaaagcgtatcgcatttccagccgtggtcgacaccgaaagagcaacgccaagcagatgACGAAAGCaagcaatagcctccgaagcaaccaacgcacgcgcgcgcgacgcccgcacgTCTTCCGggacgcgcgaccggcgcgcgcggccagggtcacaagccaacagccaagccacagcaacggaacccaaagcggactaccccttctccggttcctacgaacggttcgctttgaagatgattggcagatgcgtgacgtattcgaaaattgcgataccgccccgctgcctctgacgacctgtgacgtaatcaaaattttggccaatcaggtgaggcgaaaggaacggttccccaaccgaaccgttataagattcggcccctggttGGTCTGCtgtgccgtctgctatggcggtccgccgtgtggatgtgctctgcgccggaccggaccgcggcgggtcGTGACGTtgcatcacgtgaccgagcggcccacccacttggtccgtcgtgtggatcggcctttacgcgTACAGGAAGGCGGCTCAAGAAATACGGCGTGCCGCAAGAAATCTCGGTCGTTATCAGCAGCAGCGGCTTTGAGCCGCGCGTAACGATGAGCGCCCGCCATGACGCAGAGCTTCTTCGGCCACGGAGGGGGCTGCCACACTCTCTCGCTACCCGTGTCCGACATTGCGGGCGATGGTGCCATATGATCATGTTCTATGATGATGCTGTCGATTATTCCGAGACCAGACGGTTTGTGGCCACCTGCGGCGTTGCGAGCAGTCCAGTCTCACGTTTCGATAGGGGAAGACGTACGGTCCCTGGTCGTCGCGTTGCGCTGCTCGTTTTCTGCTTCGGGGAGTCTCAACTCCCAGCCAGCAGCGCAGCGACGTTCTTTTACGTGTTTGCGCTCACCGTTTGGAACTGCTGGTCCTCTTCGTCGTTCGGTGAACACTTCTGGCTGACGTTGTCCCGAAGATTAGGAAAAAATTTTTCCTCCCAGCTGCGGGGTTTCGACGCAACGGCGTCGCGAATGTGAGTGGTAGCTGTTAGCTGCGCGGCGAGATGTTTCCAAGGCATACGCTACGTAATATCGGCACAGTGGCCATTTGATAAGTTTTCTTGCAAGTATAACTGACAGGTTACGTGTGCTTCGTGTAGCTGCTAAGTCGATAGGTTTCGTGTACGTGATCACCAGTATGTGTACGCGTATAGAGCGCGCTTGTTAGAGACGTTAATTTAGAATAGTTGTCAGTTGGGCGTGTTTGTAAACGTTTATGATGGAAACATCTCTACTAAAGCTGAGACCTAGCGCCTTGTCCTGTGTTCTTGCTAGGTCTCCGTTCTAGTAGTCGTTTTTCCATCACGAACGTTCACCAACAAAGCGCTTTGTCCTGTGTTTTTTGTCAAGTCGCCGTTTTAGTAGTGCTTTTTCCATCAAGAGGCGTTACTTCTTTGGACAGTTCTTGACGCGTGTGAGCCGTCCATTTCGCAGCGGCTAGTGAAGAGTAACACAGTTCACGCGTGTGTGCGACGACTCGCGCAAGAGACTGGCGGAGTACACGTTCTTAAAGAGAAGTTTCGGAAGAGGTACGATAACTTAGTACGCCCAAAGTACTCTTAATGTGCACTACCAAAGACTCCACCGTGGCTTGTTTTACGTGCAGTTTGAAATTTCGCAGTTATAGCGGCCTTCAAGACGCAAGGGTAGTTGCAAGCAGCGCAGCAGGAAACATTCAGTGTTAATATTCGTTTAAGGGCGGATATCTTCTCGCTGTTCACGAGACGCTGCACTGACTCGTTGCACGACGTGTTATCCACACGAAGCCGGCAGAAAATTAAGCGATTAAAAGAGTAGGGaaagtgtctttctttttttttctctgaacgGTGATCTACATCCCTGAACAAGTATCTTTGCTTGGATAAATATTGCCGGGCTTGGTTAGGATTTCTTAAAATGTGAAATGTATAGCTCTGCAATGTGACAGctggtaacctttagtgcccTTTCATATCCACTTAATACTGCGCTGCAATGCATAAAAAGGCGATTTGTTGAAAACGTTAGTGGAACAATAgggcatttttaccgcaagtttcacgGGGCATATCTTGATATCCGTGCGATCCTTAGAATTCGATCCGAGCGGATATGCTTTAGAAATTCATCGACTACAATTTGTAAGTTGTAATATGTTCCGTAAAGGAATTAATTCAAAAAGATTGTCAACAACTTTTTATTAATAGATTATGCATGTTGATTTCTCATGCGAAGAATGTCCGTGGCATAAAGTAACCCAGCTCAGACTACAATAGGCTACATGCACACTTGATCTTCAG contains:
- the LOC142559492 gene encoding uncharacterized protein LOC142559492 — translated: MAPFSKQTVFGFGCCLDWRPTSFVAEFPSIMVCNACGLVPLTLATLPCLHLICAQCYERTGKGSNRCPLDKETFEEKHVVWSSRMDREGLPRRRVRCWSADNGCYMEGVASEMLEHFTRTCRFHIVSCPSCRGEVLHVALADHLEWCSSQSASAEQPAHDDNVVNEALELDEAAPRIL